Below is a genomic region from Sulfitobacter sp. OXR-159.
TTCGCGCAGGACGAACTGCGCTATTACTGGCGCCACGGCATGTTTCAGGAAGCCTCGCAATCCACCGTCACTTTCCGCAACAACGGCGCACAGACGGCGCTGCCGATGCGGCACTGGGGGTCCTTTCTGCCGGGCAATGGCGTGGGCGGCTCGGGCGTGCATTGGAACGGCCAGACTTACCGTTTCCTGCCATCGGATTTCGTCGCGAAAAGCCATAACGAGGAACGCTATGGCCCGCTGCCCGAGGGGATGACGGTGCAGGACTACGGCGTCACCTATGACGAGTTGGAGCCGCATTTCGACTATTTCGAGAAGATCTGCGGCATCTCCGGCACGGCGGGCAACCTGCGGGGTGACATCCGTGAGGGCGGCAACCCTTTCGAGGGGCCGCGCAGCGATGACTACCCCAATCCGCCGATGCAGATGACCTTTTCGCAGGACCGGTTCGAGGCTTCGGCGCGGGATATGGGGTTGAACCCTTTCCCCGTGCCCTCGGCCAATATGTCGCGCGCCTATGTCAATCCGCTGGGGATGCAGCTGGCCCCCTGCACCTATTGTGGCTTTTGCGAGAAACACGGCTGCGGCAACTATTCCAAATCCTCGCCGCAGACCACGATTATCCCGGTCTTGATGAAGCGGGATAATTTCACCCTACGCACGGATTCCGAAGTGCTCTCGGTCGAGAAATCCCCCGATGACACCCGCACCACGGGGGTCACATACGTCGACACCAGCGGCGAGGAATTCTTCCAGCCCGCCGAGGTCGTGGTGCTCTGTGCTTACCCGCTTGAGAACGCCCGGCTGATGCTCTTGTCCGATATCGGCACGCCCTATGATCCGCAGACCGGTGAAGGCGTGGTGGGCAAGAACTACTGCTATCAGGTGATGTCCGGCGCGACGGTCTTTTACGATGAGGAATATACCAACGGCTTTGTCGGCGCGGGCGCGCTCGGCATGGCGGTGGATGAATACAATGGCGACAATTTCGACCATTCCGGGCTGGGCTTTATCGGGGGCGGCTATATCGCCTGCTACACCACCAACGCGCGGCCCATCGAAAGCCATCCGGTGCCTGAGGGCGTGCCGGGCTGGGGCAGCGAATGGAAACAGTCGGTCCGGGCCAATTTCCTCAAGACCACCACCGTGGGCGTGCACGGCGCCTCGATGGCGCATCGCAGCAATTACCTCGATCTTGATCCCACCTATACCGACCGACATGGCAGGCCGCTCTTGCGCATGACCTATGATTTCACGCTGAACGACCGCCGGCTGACTGCCCATCTCACCCCGGTGGCCGAAGAGATTGCCCGAGGCATGGGCGGGCGCGAGGTCAACGTGGCCGAGCGCAACGGATCCTACGACTCGATGCCCTATCAAACCACGCATAACACCGGCGGCACGATCATGGGGGCCGACTCGCAGACGAGCGTATGCAACCGCTATTGTCAGAGTTGGGACCTGCACAACCTCTTCGTTGCCGGGGCAGGGCTGTTTCCCCAAAACGCGGGCTACAACCCGACCGGGACCGTGGCGGCGCTGGC
It encodes:
- a CDS encoding GMC family oxidoreductase, with protein sequence MTKQLPKVDVVLVGFGWTGAIYAEKLTAAGMEVLALERGPWRDTPTDFATTFAQDELRYYWRHGMFQEASQSTVTFRNNGAQTALPMRHWGSFLPGNGVGGSGVHWNGQTYRFLPSDFVAKSHNEERYGPLPEGMTVQDYGVTYDELEPHFDYFEKICGISGTAGNLRGDIREGGNPFEGPRSDDYPNPPMQMTFSQDRFEASARDMGLNPFPVPSANMSRAYVNPLGMQLAPCTYCGFCEKHGCGNYSKSSPQTTIIPVLMKRDNFTLRTDSEVLSVEKSPDDTRTTGVTYVDTSGEEFFQPAEVVVLCAYPLENARLMLLSDIGTPYDPQTGEGVVGKNYCYQVMSGATVFYDEEYTNGFVGAGALGMAVDEYNGDNFDHSGLGFIGGGYIACYTTNARPIESHPVPEGVPGWGSEWKQSVRANFLKTTTVGVHGASMAHRSNYLDLDPTYTDRHGRPLLRMTYDFTLNDRRLTAHLTPVAEEIARGMGGREVNVAERNGSYDSMPYQTTHNTGGTIMGADSQTSVCNRYCQSWDLHNLFVAGAGLFPQNAGYNPTGTVAALAYWSVAAIIDQYIADPGPLVQA